The proteins below come from a single Chrysoperla carnea chromosome 1, inChrCarn1.1, whole genome shotgun sequence genomic window:
- the LOC123305817 gene encoding BLOC-1-related complex subunit 7 isoform X2: MDSKSRLAERVKVNVNNIASLTRQINRGSKSNEMLMHSARNFALQENAIANSENNLRNLHLITVHLGYQQDAMLNSAQQLEEVKEQVRAMQR; this comes from the exons atgg ATTCCAAATCACGCTTGGCTGAACGAGTTAAAGTAAATGTGAATAATATCGCATCATTAACAAGGCAAATTAATCGAGGATCGAAAAGTAATGAG ATGTTAATGCATTCTGCACGTAATTTTGCATTACAAGAAAATGCAATCGcaaattctgaaaataatttaaggaatttacatttaattactgTTCATCTTGGATATCAGCAAGATGCTATGTTAAATTCAGCGCAACAACTTGAAGAAGTTAAAGAACAAGTTCGAGCTATGCAACgctaa
- the LOC123305817 gene encoding BLOC-1-related complex subunit 7 isoform X1, producing the protein MKMASASSTSARSLFADSKSRLAERVKVNVNNIASLTRQINRGSKSNEMLMHSARNFALQENAIANSENNLRNLHLITVHLGYQQDAMLNSAQQLEEVKEQVRAMQR; encoded by the exons atgaaaatGGCATCTGCAAGTAGTACAAGTGCCCGTTCTTTATTTGCAGATTCCAAATCACGCTTGGCTGAACGAGTTAAAGTAAATGTGAATAATATCGCATCATTAACAAGGCAAATTAATCGAGGATCGAAAAGTAATGAG ATGTTAATGCATTCTGCACGTAATTTTGCATTACAAGAAAATGCAATCGcaaattctgaaaataatttaaggaatttacatttaattactgTTCATCTTGGATATCAGCAAGATGCTATGTTAAATTCAGCGCAACAACTTGAAGAAGTTAAAGAACAAGTTCGAGCTATGCAACgctaa